A window of Streptomyces sp. DG1A-41 contains these coding sequences:
- a CDS encoding maleylpyruvate isomerase family mycothiol-dependent enzyme has translation MIDHGHDLASVHAATERLLIAVGKLDNASVTQPSRLPGWTRGHVLAHLARNADALVNVLEGRPMYVSGDARDADIERDAPRSLDVQLADLRESAARLQEAGAAPADWSRTVELRGGVTDSASRVPFRRWVEVELHHVDLGIGYELEDLPAEFTEREIAFLADRFAGHPDVPPTRLTDGTRAWSTGRETDDGPEVIVTGPPADLLGWLAGRRTGAALTVDGARLPVLPPL, from the coding sequence ATGATTGATCACGGTCATGACCTGGCGTCTGTACATGCCGCTACGGAACGGCTGCTCATCGCAGTCGGCAAACTGGACAACGCCTCTGTGACGCAGCCGTCACGGCTACCCGGCTGGACCCGGGGCCATGTGCTGGCCCACCTCGCCCGCAACGCCGACGCGCTCGTGAACGTCCTGGAAGGCCGTCCCATGTACGTCTCCGGCGACGCCCGGGACGCCGACATCGAGCGGGACGCCCCGCGCTCCCTCGACGTCCAGCTCGCCGACCTGCGCGAGAGCGCGGCCCGCCTCCAGGAGGCCGGGGCCGCTCCGGCGGACTGGTCGCGCACGGTGGAGCTGCGGGGCGGGGTCACGGACTCCGCGTCCCGGGTGCCGTTCCGGCGGTGGGTGGAGGTGGAGCTGCACCACGTGGACCTGGGGATCGGGTACGAGCTGGAGGATCTGCCGGCGGAGTTCACGGAGCGGGAGATCGCCTTCCTGGCCGACCGGTTCGCAGGGCACCCCGACGTACCGCCCACGCGCCTCACGGACGGCACGCGCGCGTGGAGCACGGGACGGGAGACGGACGACGGGCCCGAGGTGATCGTCACCGGTCCCCCGGCGGACCTGCTGGGCTGGCTCGCCGGCCGCCGCACCGGAGCCGCGCTGACGGTGGACGGCGCCCGACTTCCGGTACTGCCCCCGCTGTAG
- a CDS encoding MBL fold metallo-hydrolase: MTYSGQVTVGGPADVHELKDLMITKIAVGPMNNNAYLLRCRATDEQLLIDAANEAETLLGMIGDDGIASVVTTHRHGDHWQALADVVAATGARTYAGREDADGIPVRTDVLVDDGDIIRVGRVELTARHLVGHTPGSIALVYDDPHGHPHVFTGDCLFPGGVGNTHKDPKAFASLIHDVETKIFDVLPDETWVYPGHGDDTTLGAERPQLPEWHARGW, encoded by the coding sequence ATGACGTACAGCGGACAGGTGACGGTCGGCGGACCTGCCGACGTGCACGAGCTCAAGGACCTGATGATCACCAAGATCGCGGTCGGTCCGATGAACAACAACGCCTATCTGCTGCGCTGCCGGGCCACGGACGAGCAGTTGCTGATCGACGCCGCGAACGAGGCGGAGACCCTGCTCGGCATGATCGGTGACGACGGCATCGCGTCCGTCGTCACGACCCACCGGCACGGCGACCACTGGCAGGCGCTCGCCGACGTCGTGGCGGCCACCGGCGCTCGCACGTACGCGGGCCGGGAGGACGCCGACGGCATCCCGGTGCGGACCGACGTGCTGGTCGACGACGGCGACATCATCCGGGTGGGGCGCGTGGAACTCACCGCGCGCCACCTGGTCGGACACACGCCCGGTTCGATCGCCCTCGTCTACGACGACCCGCACGGGCATCCCCATGTGTTCACCGGGGACTGCCTCTTCCCCGGCGGCGTGGGCAACACCCACAAGGACCCCAAGGCGTTCGCCAGTCTCATCCACGATGTGGAGACCAAGATCTTCGACGTCCTCCCGGACGAGACGTGGGTCTACCCGGGGCACGGCGACGACACGACGCTGGGCGCGGAACGCCCGCAGTTGCCGGAGTGGCACGCGCGCGGGTGGTGA